The DNA window CCCACGACTACCCGCCCACAGCGCTCCCGGAGGTTGCGAAGCGCTTCGGCGTAATTGGAACCATCGACGAGCGCCAGAATCGCCATCAGCTCGGAAGCGACGGTGATGTCGTAGCCGGTCTCGCGGGGCCGACCTTCGAGTTCTCCGCCCAACCCGACGATGATGTTGCGTAGCGCCCGGTCGTTCATGTCGACGACTCGCCGCCAGGAGATCTGGTTCGGGTCTATGCCCAGTCGTTTGAGACCGAGGTTGTTGAGCTGGTCGTCGGTCATCCGTCCTTCGTGGAACCAGCGGGCGTCGATAGCGGCTGCCACCAGATTGTGAGCCGCGGTAATGGCGTGGATGTCTCCCGTGAGATGGAGGTTGAACTCTTCCATCGGGATGACCTGGGAGTAGCCGCCGCCGGCCGCCCCGCCTTTGATCCCGAAGGTTGGTCCCATTGACGGTTGGCGGATGGCGGCGATGGCAGTCTTGCCGATCTTGCCGAGGCCCTGGGTGAGTCCGATCGTGGTGGTGGTTTTGCCTTCACCGAGCGGGGTGGGCGTGATGGCGGTCACGTCGATGTACTTGCCTCGTGGTTGTCCGCCAATTCGTTTGAGGATGTCGAGATGAATCTTTGCTTTGGTCGCTCCCTGGGGAATCAACTCATCGGGATGGATGCCGATCGATTCGGCGATGGCAATGATCGGATGCGGAGTCGCGGCTTGGGCGATATCCAGGTCTGATGGAAAAGGCATGGTTCCTGTCCTTGGAAGGCGGCGCGGGCGTGAAGATGATCCACGATAGACGATGTGGTCACTCGCGTTTGTTGGCAACCGTACTTCTGTATGGTCGGCCGGGAAACGGCGGGGAACGTGTACTGTTCTAGCGATCCTCGGACCTTGAGGAAGCGCCCTCTGAAGCATCGGTTTTCACCGTGACCACCCACACCACATCAGGACCGAAGCCCTCCCTGGCGAGTGCGACCTGGCCGCTGTTTCTTGGTGTGCTTTTCATGATGGTTGGCAACGGCCTCCAGATCTCGTTGATCGGCGTTCGGTCGACGTTGGAGGCCTTCCCTACCACGGTCACTGGCATCATCATCGCGGCCTACTACGTCGGTTTCCTCGTTGGTTCCTTTCAGGTGCCGCGAGTTCTCAAGTCAGTGGGACACATTCGGGTGTTCGCAGCTATGGCGTCGCTGGCCTCGGCGGCCGTCCTCATCAACGGGTTGTTTGTGAATCCCCCTGTGTGGATCGTCATGCGAGGAGTCACCGGACTCGCCATGGCCGGGCTCTACATCACGTCGGAAAGCTGGCTCAATGCCAGGGCGACTAACGCGACGAGGGGGCGTCTGCTGGCCACCTATATGATCATGTCCATGGGGGGTATGTCCATCGGCCAGGCTCTGCTCGGCTTCGGCGATCCTCTTAAAGTAGATCTGTTCGTCATGGCTTCGATCGCAGTTTCGTTGGCACTCGTGCCGTTGACCCTTACCAATGTGGAAGCCCCGGACCTGGGTATCTCGCGGTCGATCAATTTCGCCACGCTCTGGAAGCTGGCCCCGCTCGGAATAGTCACCGGCTTCCTCACCGGAGTTGCGAATGGGGCCTTCGCAGGCATGATCACCGTGTATGCCACCCTGGAAGGGTTTGCGATTGCCAAGATCGGTCTGTTCGCGGCTGCCGGCGTTGTCGGCGGGATCGTCTTCCAGCTCCCGATCGGCCATCTGTCCGATGCCGTCCCGCGTCGAAGGGTTATTTTTGGCTGTGCGCTGGCCGGTGTCATCCTCATGTCGGTGGCGGCGACTCTCGCACCCGGAAGCGGGCTCATGTATCTGTGCGTGTTTCTGTTCGGGGGGATCCTGTATCCGATGTATTCCCTCTCGATTTCGCACATCAATGATGTGCTTGATCGCGAGCAGATGCTCGGCGCGGCGGCCGCGTTCATGTTCATCTTCGGACTCGGTGCCATTATCGGGCCAATCGTCACGGCGGTCGTTATGGATCGGTTCGGCCCGAGCGGGTTCTTCTTGACGAACGCTCTCTACTACCTGCCGGTGGCCGTATATGCGTTATGGCGGATCTTTACGAAGGCCGTTCCCAACCGCACAGCTCCAGTGTCCGGGTATGGACGAGTCATCGTTGGTAGCTGGACGCCGTTCTTCCGAAAGCGCCCGACCGGAAACGACAGCTAACCGGCCAGGTGGGCCAGGTCCCTGGACACTTGAGCCGCTTTGGCTTTGACGAGTTCGGCGATTTCGACCGCTCTTTCCGGGGATGGAAAGCGGTAGGCCGGCCCATGGACGTGGATGGCAGCCACGGCCCTTTGGTCTCGGTCGTAGACCGGCGCGGCCACAGAGTTGATTCCCTCGGCGAATTCCTCGTACACCCAGCAATAGCCATCAGCGCGAATCTGAGTCAACCGCTGACGAATTGCATAAGGGTCGATCACCGTATTGTGGGTATATCTCGTCAGCCGCCGGGCTAGGAATCGGTCGAGCCGCTCCGACGGCCAGCTCGCCAGCAGGACTAATCCTG is part of the Acidimicrobiia bacterium genome and encodes:
- a CDS encoding MFS transporter; this translates as MTTHTTSGPKPSLASATWPLFLGVLFMMVGNGLQISLIGVRSTLEAFPTTVTGIIIAAYYVGFLVGSFQVPRVLKSVGHIRVFAAMASLASAAVLINGLFVNPPVWIVMRGVTGLAMAGLYITSESWLNARATNATRGRLLATYMIMSMGGMSIGQALLGFGDPLKVDLFVMASIAVSLALVPLTLTNVEAPDLGISRSINFATLWKLAPLGIVTGFLTGVANGAFAGMITVYATLEGFAIAKIGLFAAAGVVGGIVFQLPIGHLSDAVPRRRVIFGCALAGVILMSVAATLAPGSGLMYLCVFLFGGILYPMYSLSISHINDVLDREQMLGAAAAFMFIFGLGAIIGPIVTAVVMDRFGPSGFFLTNALYYLPVAVYALWRIFTKAVPNRTAPVSGYGRVIVGSWTPFFRKRPTGNDS